From the genome of Nitrospira lenta, one region includes:
- a CDS encoding ATP-binding protein produces the protein MSHAPLLRPALPPGTHPIETGRYTLSTPPLSRFCDDLKGWIKNRATGAMVTGQPRTGKTRGIRFAVEEIRDELGPTFPIMTFSCEDHQRPTEARFFEFLLSEFGHSLSHRGTTGAKRARLIQLLIQEACAHHHNRLIIIADEAQRLNTPQYNWLVDIYNALDRQDIATTFVLVGQPELANQRDVFEESKKMQIIGRFMVHLHEFTGLRNFEDFTYCLKGYDEESEYPEGSGCSFTKYFFPSGFQAGWRLASQAKVLWKAFQEVRDEAKLPGKAEIPMQYFSRTVEFALNDYGSLEGGKPIISLNQWKEAIEHSGYRDGGRYL, from the coding sequence ATGTCTCATGCGCCGCTATTGAGGCCTGCTCTGCCTCCTGGAACCCACCCCATCGAAACAGGACGCTATACATTGTCTACGCCACCTCTAAGTCGATTTTGTGACGATCTCAAAGGTTGGATCAAGAACCGGGCTACGGGTGCCATGGTGACAGGGCAACCGAGAACTGGAAAAACAAGAGGTATTCGATTTGCCGTGGAGGAAATACGCGATGAACTTGGGCCGACATTTCCAATCATGACCTTTTCGTGCGAGGACCATCAGCGTCCGACCGAGGCACGGTTTTTCGAATTCTTACTCAGCGAATTCGGCCATAGTCTCAGTCACCGTGGAACTACCGGCGCAAAGCGGGCCAGGTTAATCCAGCTTTTGATACAAGAAGCGTGCGCCCATCATCATAACCGCTTGATAATAATCGCAGATGAGGCGCAGAGACTGAACACGCCGCAATATAATTGGCTGGTTGATATCTACAATGCGCTGGACCGCCAGGATATCGCGACAACCTTTGTACTTGTTGGGCAACCTGAATTAGCTAACCAACGAGACGTCTTTGAAGAATCCAAGAAAATGCAGATAATCGGTCGGTTTATGGTCCATCTTCACGAATTTACTGGCCTGCGAAATTTTGAGGATTTCACATACTGTCTTAAGGGCTATGACGAAGAATCAGAATATCCGGAGGGCAGTGGCTGTTCCTTTACCAAATATTTTTTCCCCTCAGGATTTCAAGCGGGATGGCGTTTGGCCAGTCAAGCGAAAGTCCTGTGGAAAGCCTTTCAAGAAGTGCGAGATGAGGCGAAGCTGCCAGGGAAAGCCGAAATCCCAATGCAGTACTTTTCGAGGACTGTCGAGTTTGCTCTAAACGACTATGGTTCGCTTGAGGGCGGAAAACCGATCATTTCGTTGAATCAGTGGAAAGAGGCGATCGAACACTCGGGCTACCGTGATGGGGGACGTTACTTATGA
- a CDS encoding TrkA C-terminal domain-containing protein yields MRLDFLNRLQKELSVTGTALHEAVVSIAERVNRKVQILRLHWQASSVLERIDAVSHELGHQIVDQIAHRSSEHHPIDPDLSEVNGTINRATTRIQTLKQSLVELDVQIRQLKLETIHEDLLRLQQDLSQRSAGIERVLIPQRSAAVGQRIGDVPRSSSIHIATVMRGPFLLAPAEDLTFRTGDIVVLMGGQTELDHLSLWFSRRRHATSSATQSA; encoded by the coding sequence ATGCGCCTAGACTTCCTCAATCGCCTCCAAAAAGAACTCTCTGTTACGGGAACCGCCCTTCATGAAGCCGTTGTTTCAATTGCCGAGCGCGTCAACCGCAAAGTCCAAATCCTCCGCCTCCATTGGCAAGCGTCGAGCGTACTCGAGCGAATCGACGCCGTGAGTCACGAGCTTGGACATCAGATCGTCGATCAGATCGCCCACCGCTCCTCCGAGCACCACCCGATCGATCCTGACCTCTCCGAAGTGAACGGCACCATCAATCGCGCCACCACACGCATCCAGACACTCAAACAGTCTTTGGTTGAACTCGATGTTCAGATCAGACAGCTGAAGCTGGAAACCATTCACGAAGACCTCTTACGTCTGCAACAGGATCTCAGCCAGCGTTCGGCCGGCATTGAACGAGTCCTGATTCCACAGCGTTCAGCCGCGGTTGGACAGCGCATCGGCGACGTTCCGCGTTCATCATCCATTCACATCGCCACCGTCATGCGCGGACCGTTTCTTTTGGCGCCTGCTGAAGATCTGACCTTCCGTACTGGCGACATTGTTGTCCTGATGGGCGGACAGACGGAGCTCGATCATCTCTCCCTCTGGTTTAGCCGCCGTCGTCACGCCACCTCCTCCGCAACGCAGTCAGCCTAG
- a CDS encoding Do family serine endopeptidase: MMYAYQYLRATVIISALLLPGTSSLAAAAITDSPGIRMLEEIQTVITDLAEQAKPSVVNLFPISAAGRPRESGADRTPSASGSGSGLIVDNEGHIVTNNHVIGDALEVEVRLSDKTKLIAQVVGKDPDTDLALLKVTVDRALPFAHFGDSSTVRVGQWVLAVGNPFGLDRTVTLGVVSGIGRENINLSRYENFIQTDASINPGNSGGPLFNLRGEVIGINTAIINFAQGIGFAIPSNMTKQIIQQLIARGKVVRGWLGVGIQPLTPELAKKFGVAEGEGVLVNEVFEKDPAAEAGIKPGDIILTIDGSVVDSPNKLSRLIGVLPPGAAPKIEVVRDFTRQVLTVPLSERRDTAVVASLPQSRTEVKLGLDLQDLSAGLAEKFKLRETRGVLITKVDPGSLAHAEGLREGDLIKEVNRADVATVGEFTSAIAKVRRGDTVLIRVLRESRAFYVVLKSTE, encoded by the coding sequence ATGATGTATGCGTATCAATATCTCAGAGCCACGGTCATCATCTCGGCACTCCTCCTCCCTGGGACCTCTTCACTCGCGGCAGCCGCGATCACGGATTCACCGGGAATTCGGATGCTCGAAGAGATTCAAACCGTCATTACCGATCTGGCGGAACAAGCCAAACCGTCCGTCGTGAACCTCTTTCCCATTTCCGCTGCAGGACGCCCGCGTGAATCAGGCGCAGACCGCACGCCCAGTGCATCGGGGTCCGGATCCGGCCTCATTGTGGACAACGAGGGACACATCGTCACGAACAACCATGTCATCGGCGATGCCCTTGAGGTCGAAGTACGCTTGTCCGATAAAACGAAACTGATTGCCCAGGTCGTCGGCAAAGACCCGGACACCGATCTGGCGCTTCTGAAAGTCACGGTAGATCGCGCATTACCGTTCGCCCACTTCGGTGATTCCAGCACCGTGCGCGTCGGCCAGTGGGTGCTCGCGGTAGGAAACCCGTTCGGACTCGACCGTACCGTCACCCTTGGCGTGGTGAGCGGGATCGGACGGGAAAACATTAATCTGTCTCGCTACGAAAACTTTATTCAAACCGATGCCTCGATTAACCCAGGGAATTCCGGCGGACCACTCTTTAACCTGCGCGGGGAAGTGATTGGCATCAATACGGCGATCATCAACTTTGCCCAAGGGATCGGCTTTGCCATTCCCTCGAATATGACGAAGCAGATCATTCAGCAGCTGATCGCACGCGGCAAAGTCGTACGCGGATGGCTGGGGGTTGGCATCCAACCGCTCACGCCGGAGCTGGCGAAAAAATTCGGCGTGGCTGAAGGCGAAGGCGTCCTCGTCAATGAGGTCTTTGAGAAAGACCCGGCCGCCGAAGCCGGCATTAAGCCCGGCGACATTATTCTCACAATCGACGGAAGCGTGGTGGACTCCCCCAATAAGCTGTCCCGTTTGATCGGAGTGCTCCCGCCCGGTGCGGCCCCGAAAATTGAAGTCGTCCGCGATTTCACGAGACAAGTGCTCACCGTGCCCTTAAGCGAGCGGCGGGATACGGCGGTCGTGGCCTCTCTGCCGCAATCTCGAACCGAAGTGAAGCTGGGGCTCGATCTTCAAGATCTTTCGGCTGGACTGGCGGAAAAATTCAAACTCCGTGAAACGCGCGGCGTGCTGATTACCAAAGTCGACCCGGGCAGCCTGGCGCACGCGGAAGGTCTTCGTGAAGGCGATTTGATCAAGGAGGTCAATCGCGCCGATGTGGCCACGGTCGGCGAATTCACCTCAGCCATCGCCAAAGTTCGGCGCGGCGACACGGTGCTCATCCGCGTGCTGCGAGAGAGTCGCGCGTTCTACGTTGTCCTCAAATCTACCGAGTAA
- the fusA gene encoding elongation factor G, with product MGEIRVESVRNIALVSNVGAGKTSLTEALLYASGAIPTLGSVLHGTTVSDFEPEELHHHCSASTSLLQFTWNQTAITLVDSPGALSLLGESLSALRAVDAVIIVLNPGTGVRAELARLWHRVRELDLPCLVFVNGLDKEGASFDAALDLCRTQLECAPIPMVLPVRSGSSFDSVIDLLNNTVIRSGGSSPKVERTAVPPEMEQAVKQARKQLIEAVAEREEGLLNSYLEQGDLSLNQLVEGLRSDILTRQFLPVYAGSALRNVGVWSLLNACVTLLPSPAERMAIHSVPGRHPETGQPSERKGSLQEPFSGLIFKTIIDPFVGRLSYCRVLSGTIHADSTVLNGTKQVREKLGHFYTISGKKHMAVGSALSGDIVAIGKLKDTQTGDTLCAESVPICYPGLELPRPVLSFAIEAKSKSEIDKVSLGLHKLIEEDPTLEFIRNPETKDMVLSGMGQLHIDLALEKLRRKFGAEVTVHTPKVPYRETIKATSQAQGKYKKQTGGHGQYGDCWLEIAPLARGEGFVFENRVVGGAIPRNFIPAIEKGVVEAMQEGGLSGFPVVDVRVTVYDGSFHAVDSSEMSFKIAGSMAFKKAMEAGHPVLLEPLMLVEIEVPTDTVGAVMGDINARRGRIVSVQANDHAEQIKALMPLAELLKYTPALNAMTGGRGSYAMECAHYEEVPRELAGKIIEEHMSERHAVAAH from the coding sequence ATGGGCGAGATTCGCGTAGAGTCCGTCAGGAATATCGCGTTGGTGTCCAACGTCGGCGCAGGCAAAACATCCCTCACTGAAGCCCTCCTGTACGCAAGCGGTGCCATTCCAACTCTCGGGTCCGTACTCCACGGTACAACCGTTTCAGATTTCGAGCCGGAAGAACTCCACCATCACTGTTCCGCCAGCACCAGTCTTCTCCAGTTCACCTGGAATCAGACGGCGATCACGCTCGTCGATTCTCCCGGCGCACTGAGTCTGTTGGGTGAATCGTTGTCAGCCTTGCGGGCCGTTGATGCCGTCATCATCGTACTCAATCCAGGCACCGGAGTCCGGGCTGAACTGGCCCGCCTCTGGCACAGAGTGCGGGAGCTGGATCTGCCTTGTCTTGTATTCGTCAACGGGTTGGATAAGGAAGGCGCCTCGTTTGATGCCGCCTTGGATCTCTGCCGGACGCAGCTGGAGTGTGCGCCGATTCCTATGGTGTTGCCTGTTCGCTCCGGTTCCAGTTTCGATTCCGTGATCGATCTGCTGAATAACACAGTGATCCGTTCAGGAGGCTCCTCTCCAAAAGTTGAACGAACTGCCGTTCCTCCTGAAATGGAACAGGCGGTCAAGCAGGCGCGAAAACAACTTATCGAAGCGGTCGCCGAGCGTGAAGAGGGCTTGTTGAATAGCTATCTTGAACAGGGAGATTTAAGTCTGAATCAATTGGTTGAAGGGCTCCGGAGCGATATCCTGACCAGGCAGTTTCTTCCGGTCTATGCCGGTTCGGCATTGCGCAACGTTGGCGTCTGGTCATTGCTCAATGCTTGTGTCACCCTTCTCCCGTCGCCTGCGGAGCGAATGGCCATTCACTCTGTGCCGGGGCGGCATCCGGAAACCGGACAGCCAAGTGAACGGAAGGGAAGCCTGCAAGAGCCGTTTTCCGGTCTGATCTTCAAGACAATCATCGATCCCTTTGTCGGGAGGCTGTCCTATTGCCGGGTTTTGTCGGGGACCATCCACGCTGATTCGACGGTTCTCAATGGGACAAAGCAGGTCCGTGAGAAGCTCGGCCATTTCTATACGATATCGGGCAAGAAGCATATGGCCGTCGGTTCGGCACTGTCAGGAGACATTGTGGCGATCGGGAAACTCAAGGATACGCAGACCGGTGACACGCTCTGTGCCGAGAGTGTGCCGATCTGTTATCCAGGCCTTGAGCTGCCTCGCCCGGTGCTGTCGTTTGCCATTGAGGCCAAATCCAAGTCGGAGATCGACAAGGTGAGCCTCGGCTTGCACAAATTGATTGAAGAAGATCCGACGCTGGAATTTATTCGCAATCCGGAGACCAAGGATATGGTGCTCAGTGGAATGGGACAGCTCCATATCGATCTGGCGCTGGAAAAGCTCCGCCGGAAATTCGGGGCAGAGGTCACGGTTCACACACCTAAAGTACCATATCGAGAGACGATCAAAGCTACGTCGCAGGCGCAGGGAAAGTATAAAAAGCAAACAGGCGGCCACGGTCAGTATGGCGATTGCTGGCTGGAGATTGCCCCTCTGGCGAGAGGAGAAGGATTTGTGTTTGAGAATCGTGTGGTCGGGGGTGCGATCCCGCGCAACTTTATTCCGGCGATTGAGAAGGGAGTAGTGGAGGCCATGCAGGAGGGCGGGCTGAGCGGGTTCCCCGTTGTGGATGTGCGCGTGACGGTGTATGACGGCTCCTTCCACGCCGTCGATTCCTCTGAGATGTCTTTCAAGATTGCCGGGTCGATGGCCTTCAAGAAGGCGATGGAGGCGGGGCATCCCGTTCTTCTTGAGCCGCTGATGCTGGTCGAGATCGAGGTCCCTACGGACACCGTCGGCGCCGTCATGGGGGATATCAATGCGCGTCGGGGACGTATTGTCTCGGTGCAGGCGAATGATCATGCCGAACAGATCAAAGCCCTCATGCCGCTCGCGGAGTTGTTGAAGTATACGCCGGCGCTGAACGCCATGACCGGCGGACGAGGCAGCTATGCGATGGAGTGTGCGCACTACGAGGAAGTGCCGCGAGAGCTGGCGGGGAAAATCATCGAGGAACACATGAGTGAGCGGCATGCCGTCGCGGCACACTGA
- the radC gene encoding RadC family protein, with product MTTDTHNGIGQWPETERPRERLLAKGPEILSDAQLLAILLRTGRRDSSAVQVAMELLHRVGGLASLARSGIEELCTIPGIGPAKVAQLKAALELGKRAMAIPLSTGTKISSSSDVFRHFHALVRDLKHEIFKVILLDAKNTVMKEVTVSEGSLTLSIVHPREVFALAVRESAAGVIFLHNHPSGDPTPSPEDRRLTDRLVAAGEVLGIRVLDHMVIGDGRYVSFADEGWITV from the coding sequence ATGACGACAGATACTCACAATGGGATCGGACAATGGCCTGAAACCGAACGTCCGAGAGAACGTCTTCTGGCCAAGGGGCCTGAGATTCTTTCGGATGCTCAATTGTTGGCGATTTTACTGAGGACTGGACGTCGAGATTCATCGGCGGTGCAGGTTGCGATGGAGCTGCTCCATCGCGTCGGCGGGCTAGCATCGTTGGCCCGGAGTGGAATTGAAGAACTCTGTACGATTCCCGGGATAGGCCCGGCAAAAGTTGCCCAGCTGAAGGCGGCGCTTGAATTGGGAAAGCGAGCCATGGCAATTCCCCTCTCGACGGGGACAAAGATTTCATCCAGCTCAGATGTCTTTCGACATTTCCATGCCTTGGTGCGCGATCTCAAACACGAAATCTTTAAGGTCATCTTGCTCGATGCGAAAAATACAGTCATGAAAGAGGTCACGGTGTCGGAAGGGAGTCTCACCTTGAGCATCGTCCATCCTCGCGAAGTGTTTGCCCTTGCGGTCCGTGAGTCTGCTGCAGGTGTGATCTTCCTGCATAATCATCCCAGCGGTGATCCGACACCGAGTCCTGAAGATCGGCGATTGACGGATCGACTGGTGGCGGCCGGCGAGGTGCTGGGGATTCGCGTGTTGGACCATATGGTCATCGGAGACGGGCGATACGTAAGCTTTGCCGATGAAGGATGGATTACGGTATAA